A part of Oncorhynchus masou masou isolate Uvic2021 chromosome 30, UVic_Omas_1.1, whole genome shotgun sequence genomic DNA contains:
- the LOC135522367 gene encoding free fatty acid receptor 2-like — protein sequence MQECHTALCLSVYLVTFLTGLPANAVAFYTFSKKVRQKPTPIDILLLNLTISDLLFLLFLPFKMQEVTDDMTWSLPYILCPLSGFFFYMTIYVSTLFLTAVSVERYLGVAFPIQHSLKRRPLYAVVASVFIWVFSILHLSIVVIMPYYNPPQDSHSSTTNSSNIYEFSNVSNVLISDSDNIVSSRNVCYEDFSEKQLAILLPVRLELCLVLFCVPFLICSFCYINFIRILSGLPHIGRRRRLRAIGLALGTLLVFAFCFGPYNVSHIVGFITRKNPDWRDMALLCSTFNACLDPFIFYFSSSAVRGTLGSMLQGARIKLAKCHIHWSPWKGMSEPQIDKRPKQAEMNAI from the coding sequence ATGCAGGAGTGCCACACTGCGCTGTGTCTGTCCGTCTACCTTGTCACCTTTTTGACGGGCCTCCCGGCCAATGCTGTGGCCTTCTACACCTTCAGCAAGAAGGTAAGGCAAAAACCCACACCCATCGACATCCTGCTCCTCAACCTGACCATCTCGGACCTCCTCTTCCTGCTCTTCCTGCCCTTTAAGATGCAGGAAGTCACGGACGATATGACCTGGAGTCTACCCTACATCCTCTGTCCTTTATCTGGCTTCTTCTTCTACATGACCATCTACGTTAGCACCTTATTCCTGACAGCGGTCAGTGTGGAGCGCTACCTGGGCGTGGCATTCCCCATCCAGCACTCACTGAAGCGCCGGCCCCTGTATGCCGTGgtggccagtgtatttatctggGTCTTCTCCATCCTCCACCTGAGCATTGTCGTCATCATGCCCTACTACAACCCACCGCAAGACTCCCACAGTTCCACAACCAACTCTTCCAACATCTACGAATTCTCCAACGTCTCCAACGTGCTCATTAGTGACAGCGACAACATTGTGTCTTCCAGGAATGTGTGCTATGAGGACTTCAGCGAGAAGCAACTGGCGATCCTCCTGCCTGTGCGTCTGGAGCTCTGCCTGGTTCTATTCTGTGTACCTTTCCTCATCTGCAGCTTCTGCTACATCAACTTCATCCGTATCCTCTCTGGCCTGCCCCACATTGGGCGTCGCAGACGCCTCCGTGCTATCGGCCTGGCTCTGGGGACACTGCTGGTGTTTGCCTTCTGCTTCGGCCCCTACAACGTCTCCCACATTGTGGGCTTTATAACCAGGAAGAACCCCGACTGGAGGGACATGGCCTTGCTCTGCAGCACCTTCAACGCCTGCCTGGACCCCTTTATCTTCTACTTCTCCTCCTCTGCCGTCAGAGGGACCCTAGGGAGTATGCTGCAGGGGGCCAGAATCAAGCTGGCCAAGTGTCACATTCACTGGTCCCCTTGGAAGGGAATGAGTGAGCCTCAGATAGATAAGAGACCCAAACAAGCAGAGATGAATGCTATCTGA
- the LOC135522368 gene encoding free fatty acid receptor 2-like has protein sequence MMSEKEVMERYGHSSLVLVVYIITLLIGFPANVVAFCTFSKKVRQKAMPVDILLLNLTISDLVFLLFLPFKIKEVADNMKWIMPHFLCPLTSFVFYTTIYNSTFFLTAISVERYLGVAFPIKYKLKRRPLYAMVASVFFWAISMAHISIVYIIQYFDYSNTTRRDPLNLDMCYEDFTPEQLQVLIPVRLELFLVLFCVPFFICCFCYINFIRILSQLPSINRKKRQRAIGLSLGTLLVFIVCFAPYNLSHVVGFVNWESTTWRVEALLSSTVNASLDPIIFYFSSAALRSTFHLFMKNLAERMQRLFFCNKVLYCPLLFCSRTQKDSTPSTNDSSL, from the coding sequence ATGATGTCTGAGAAGGAAGTCATGGAAAGATACGGCCACAGCAGCCTGGTGCTTGTGGTCTACATCATCACCTTGCTGATTGGCTTCCCCGCCAATGTTGTGGCCTTTTGCACCTTCAGCAAGAAGGTGAGGCAGAAAGCCATGCCCGTCGACATCCTGCTCCTCAACCTGACCATCTCGGACCTCGTCTTCCTGCTCTTCTTGCCCTTCAAGATCAAAGAGGTGGCGGACAACATGAAATGGATCATGCCCCACTTTCTGTGTCCATTGACCAGCTTCGtcttctacaccaccatctacaacAGCACCTTCTTTCTGACGGCAATCAGTGTCGAACGCTACCTGGGAGTGGCCTTTCCCATCAAGTACAAACTAAAAAGACGGCCTTTGTACGCCATGGTGGCTAGCGTCTTCTTCTGGGCAATCTCCATGGCGCACATTAGTATTGTCTACATCATTCAATATTTCGACTATTCCAACACCACCCGGAGAGACCCTTTGAACCTGGACATGTGTTATGAGGATTTCACCCCGGAGCAGCTGCAAGTCCTGATACCTGTCCGTCTGGAGCTCTTCCTGGTTCTATTCTGTGTACCTTTCTTTATCTGCTGCTTCTGCTACATCAACTTCATCCGAATCCTCTCTCAGCTGCCCAGCATCAACCGCAAGAAGCGTCAGCGGGCCATCGGCCTGTCTCTGGGGACCCTGCTGGTGTTTATCGTCTGCTTCGCACCCTACAACTTGTCACACGTAGTGGGCTTTGTCAACTGGGAGAGTACCACTTGGCGGGTGGAAGCACTCTTGTCCAGTACCGTCAACGCCAGCCTGGACCCCATCATCTTCTACTTCTCCTCAGCGGCGCTCAGGTCTACCTTCCACCTCTTCATGAAGAACCTGGCGGAGAGGATGCAGCGGTTGTTCTTCTGCAATAAGGTCCTCTACTGCCCCCTGTTGTTCTGCTCCAGAACTCAGAAGGACAGCACACCAAGCACCAATGACAGCTCCTTATAG